From Streptomyces sp. HUAS MG91, the proteins below share one genomic window:
- a CDS encoding aldo/keto reductase — MRYTKLGTTGLEVSAIALGCMSFGEPDRGGDPWSLGADASRDIIKQALAAGVNFLDTANGYSAGSSEEIVGQAVKDFTRREEVVLATKVWMRMRPGPNGSGLSRKAIFAELDASLKRLGTDYIDLYQIHRWDYGTPIEETLEALHDAVKSGKVRYIGASSMYAWQFAKALYLADLNGWTRFVSMQDHYNLIHREAEREMLPLCADQGVGVVPWSPLARGRLTRGRDTASARAETDEGAKILYRDGDQAVAERVHEIARKRGLSAAQVALAWVMRNPAVTSPIVGVTKAAQLDDAVAAVDVVLDEEEAAYLEEPYQPHEAAYLEESFYKSWPVAGSR, encoded by the coding sequence ATGCGATACACCAAACTCGGAACGACCGGGCTGGAAGTCTCCGCAATCGCCCTCGGCTGCATGAGCTTCGGTGAGCCGGACCGGGGCGGCGATCCCTGGTCGCTGGGCGCGGATGCCAGCCGGGACATCATCAAGCAGGCCCTCGCGGCCGGCGTCAACTTCCTCGACACAGCCAATGGATACAGCGCCGGAAGCAGCGAGGAGATCGTCGGCCAGGCGGTCAAGGACTTCACCCGGCGCGAGGAGGTCGTCCTCGCCACCAAAGTCTGGATGCGGATGCGCCCCGGCCCGAACGGCTCCGGGCTGTCCCGCAAGGCGATCTTCGCCGAGCTCGACGCCTCCCTGAAGCGACTTGGAACCGACTACATCGACCTGTACCAGATCCACCGCTGGGACTACGGCACCCCGATCGAGGAGACCCTCGAGGCGCTGCACGACGCGGTCAAGTCGGGGAAGGTCCGCTACATCGGAGCCTCTTCGATGTACGCCTGGCAGTTCGCCAAGGCCCTGTACCTGGCTGACCTGAACGGCTGGACCCGGTTCGTGTCGATGCAGGACCACTACAACCTCATTCACCGCGAAGCAGAGCGGGAGATGCTCCCGCTCTGTGCCGACCAGGGCGTCGGCGTGGTCCCGTGGAGCCCGCTGGCGCGGGGCAGGCTGACGCGGGGCCGGGACACCGCCTCGGCGCGTGCCGAGACCGACGAGGGCGCCAAGATCCTCTACCGCGACGGGGACCAGGCGGTGGCCGAGCGCGTCCACGAGATCGCCCGCAAACGGGGTCTGTCCGCGGCCCAGGTCGCCCTGGCCTGGGTCATGCGCAACCCGGCGGTGACCTCGCCCATCGTCGGGGTCACCAAGGCGGCCCAGCTGGACGACGCGGTCGCCGCGGTGGACGTCGTCCTCGATGAAGAAGAGGCCGCCTACTTGGAGGAGCCCTACCAGCCTCACGAGGCCGCCTACCTGGAGGAGTCCTTCTACAAGTCGTGGCCTGTGGCGGGTTCCCGGTAA
- a CDS encoding glutaredoxin domain-containing protein, with translation MMRAWVLPMLFVLCGLAVATGLIFGGSPGAAAALLLAFLAFAGVNSPLIFPRSIGALEAQRRSAVDGRPVVFWRPGCQYCIRLRIRLGRSARQLHWVNIWRDPAAAAAVRAANDGNETVPTVVLAGRPHTNPDPAWVRERLPPSA, from the coding sequence ATGATGCGCGCGTGGGTCTTGCCGATGCTGTTTGTGCTCTGCGGCCTGGCAGTTGCGACTGGACTGATCTTCGGCGGGAGCCCGGGCGCAGCCGCAGCACTCCTGCTTGCGTTCCTGGCGTTCGCCGGCGTGAACTCGCCTCTGATCTTCCCGAGGTCGATCGGCGCGCTGGAGGCGCAACGCCGCAGCGCGGTCGACGGCCGGCCAGTCGTCTTCTGGCGGCCGGGCTGCCAGTACTGCATACGACTGCGCATCCGGCTGGGTCGCAGCGCCCGCCAACTGCACTGGGTCAACATCTGGCGCGACCCGGCAGCAGCCGCAGCGGTGAGAGCAGCCAACGACGGCAACGAGACCGTGCCGACCGTCGTCCTGGCGGGGCGGCCACACACCAACCCCGATCCTGCATGGGTGCGCGAACGGCTCCCTCCTTCAGCGTGA